A region of the Vigna unguiculata cultivar IT97K-499-35 chromosome 9, ASM411807v1, whole genome shotgun sequence genome:
aaattaatgttaatataacAGTTTACATGATTTATTTAGTATTAGTCTTTTTACCATCATTTCATACCTGAAAAAATTATCAACTGGTACGTATATCTTTTATTGTTCTATATTTGCTATAAGAAAGCCTTAGAATTATGcgttctcatttttattttatttttgggtaAAAAAGAAGTAGTAAGATAGATAAAGGGTAGTGAAACCTATATATAAAGTTGAACATGCCGACAGTACATTAAAGATGTATATCATTAATAGGTTAAATAGATatttatgatttgattttttacataaatagaTATTAACCACAAATAACACCATTCAATTAATAAACAACtcataatttctaaaaaaaaaacataaaaaatataatagaacgTTCCTTGCAACTAATTATGAGAAGATTTATGATTTTGAGATACCAACCACCCTGAGGATAAATCTCTACATAATTATTATACGTCATATTCCAATATGTAATAAGTCAGCAGCATGCATtctcaaattatattaaactaaatctctaaattttatattgtgaAAATTGTTTTTTGACTTACATAGATACTTTACATTACACACCATAAATTGAgctaaaatatatgtatattgatttttcctttatataaaatttcgttcacaaaaaaaccctaaaattaTCGACAGATTTTTTATCATCAataattcattaataatattgatttaacgatgaattttattattattaacgaATTTTAACcgttgataatatttttttttaatgatttaatcaACAATATTCATAATATCTTCCTGATTAGATGATGATCTGATTCCTATCaggaaaaaaacaattatagtGTCATATTTCTTTGGAAACCAGAGACAAATGAAATTAACTAAGGCTTCGTGGACCCACTTGCCACAAGCAATGGTTGGTTTATACACCTCTTGATTAGATATGAGTGCTGAAACTTTCTAATAGGTAGGAGCCAAATCATGATTCTCATCAATACCTTCGGATTTGTGAAGAGGCATGCcaactttttaataaaacacaATGGAGTATGGTATATTCATGCTCATGATTATTTGAtgctatatttaaaaatattgttggttaactattataaatataaatttttgaaaatattcgGTAATAAGATACGAGACCTACAAAATGTATaagtttaaatgatttttaaccAATACAAAATTGTggcaaagaaaaaagaataattctATTAACTACAAcggtatttattttttttatccctaGATTCTAACTGAGCTCTTCTTCAAATATCAAACTTCGATTTATATACACAGAAGCATAGTAAAGGTTGAGAAAAACGATACCGAGTGTGAAACTCGAGTTATGAAAACCTAGAAGTTAAATTCTAGACAAGTCTATGTCGATTAAGTTACGTGCATATAAAGTAAAACACATCATGATCTCTTAACtaaataatgattataataacaacagatttaaattaaaagaatacttTTATAAGCATGCACTGTAACAAACGACAGCATATTCCTCTTTCgtttaagaatttaaaatgtaggcttttttttattcttgtttattttttctgcaaaacaattttttaatgagAAACGCTCAAAACACAATGACTGATTAAactaaatgtgaaaaaaaaatatagaaactataattcatttttttttatgaggaATATTTCGTAGCGGATGCAACTCCCGTTgtaatttttagtcaaacttatGATCGCTTAGTCTATGCATTAACCAAACTAACTTACACTGCAAAAAACAGTCAAAATTCCAAACTTAATTCTAAAATTAgcttaaagaataaattaagtGCTTTAGCGTGAAACCATGAAGAAATTCAGGAGGAATGGATTCCATTAAAAGCTCTTATTCCAcgcgaaaaagaaaaaaaaatcaatggtAAGAATCTGTATTTACttaaaagagaaaataggaaaatccaaaaagaatgaaaaaatgacTTGAGTAGAAGGTAAAGGGACCACAGCACGCTGGATCTTAATGGTAGTGGTAATGGTCCTATATATCCTAATCCTAATCAACTGCGACAAAAGGCAAAATCGTCTTTCTTCACATTTCAAACGGAGGAGtgtatagatagatagataagatacgttaaaaaagttaaattgtaaataatatatatatatatatatatatatattgtattaaaataaaaaatttgtgacaccataaaaagtaaaagaaaataaaaaaaaatagagagtgATCCATTTTATTTGGGTAGGTGAATGAGAAGGGAGATGAGATGAAGTGATGCAAAGAAAGAAACGGAACGCGGACTCCAAGGCAAAAACATAAGGCAGATTTAAGGAGGGGGTTGAGGTCCGTATATTTTAAGCTTATTACCTTTCTCTCTTTCTATTTCCATTTTCCAATACGGTAACCAACCGCAACACAAAGCTTCTCTTGTTTTGTTCCTTTCCCAGACTGAGCCATGGGCAAATCTACCTCCTGCTTCAAGCTAATCACTTGCGGTGGCGATGCGGCCGATAAAGACGACTACCACCAAGTCGCCGAGGTAATTGCTTCCTCAATTCAGCTTAACCACTCTAACTCTCTTCTCTCTGCATGTTTGATCCcaccttctttctcttcttcttcttcttcttcttcttcttcttctccaattCACGTGCTAGGGCTCTCTTCTGCATCCGCCATTCGTCAATCACTACCTTCGCCTTCCATTTCCTTCACTCCttcccttctttttttcttttcctttttcgaTAGCTTATTAAAAGCCTCTACAATGTAGTCTGATGCGCTTTTTCCATCATTTACTTTCCTTTTTTCGTTTCTCCCTCCCTCGTCATTCTCAGTTTCATGATTACGGTTGGATGTTCACGGAGCTGCACGTGTTCTCTCTTCATTATATTGCAATTATTGTGCTCACTTTGTTTTCCTTAATGTGGAAATTTTTTGTTTGCATTGCCAATGCATGGGAACGATCCACAAACTGTATGCGTTAGCTGATTTTTTAAATCCGGCGTCTGGCAACTTCGTTAGGATTGTGACATTTTGCGTTTTTGATGTCGAGTTACTATCGACGTTATTTTTAGATCTGTGCTTCTTGGTTCATTGTGTTTTCTCTGGATGAAGTGTATGCATTGCACATGTAACTTCAAATAGCTGCACATTGCTTTCTAGTAAATTTCTTTGAGTCGGTGAAAGATTCATACGAAGACCTTTGGCTGTTGGCATTATCAATAAGAGTGCAGAAGGTCTTAGATGCATAATGCATTAATCGTAAGATCATTGAAACAAAATTCATTTAGGaatgtttttatgaatttagTTAATTGAATATATGTCTCCTGTCGTCTTTTGTGACTAATGATATCTGGCATGTGGAAAAATTGTCTGTATTTCTCTTTGTTTTCGTTTTTTCAATTCGACTGTATAACTGATTAAAAGCTGGATTTGAAGAAAACACTGTAAAAGGGTGTTTCACGAGCTGACTTTTCTTTTGCAAAATTGCAAGAGTTCTGCATCTGAACAAGATGGATCTTTCATGATTGAAGCATCATTCCATTTCAATCTTACATTTTAGACGCAGCGTCAATGTAGTTTTAGATAAATTacaggaaaaaataaaaatatacatattttaactTGCTTAGAGCAAAAATATTCTTTGTAATTTACTGTTGTTTCCAGTTCTAAGTTCCGTACTAAAACTATTTGAAAGCTGAAATTAAAAGGAGTACCATAAAAAACTTTTGAATACCACCAGAATTTACTTTTGTTAAGTTAGTACAGTTAATATTTGACTGCATTTCAAACATCATGGTTCTGTTGTGACTGAAATAACCATCCATTTTGGCCATATGTTTTGGACAAGGAATATGGGAAATAGTTTGTAGTTTTAAATAAACATGTATTAGAAAATGCTTATTCTAGCTTACCAATAATCAGCAATCCCACTCTATAAGTAGGATTTATATTGCACTATTTGAAACCCGAAGGGTGGGATGTAAACATCCTCGTCGTACTGAATATGTTTTAGTACTAAATGTAGGAAGTACCATTTGAGTTCAATGAAGCTAGGAACGGAATCACGTTCCTGGCTTCTTGCATGTAATTCATGCTGGAAAACTATAAATTCCCATAAATACTCTTGTGGAGGATGTTTGgtagaaatatatttatattgagcATTTCTTCTTTCTACTTTCTTGCTAGCAGTAAGAAGAAACTGAGGTTATGTATTCTTGCTATTGTTACATGCGTGGCTCCAcgtttgtttttcacacatttttttaaaatattattccaGATCAAGGAGTCTAATGATAAACGTGGTTGGAGTTTCCGCAAAAAATCTGCAAGGCATCGTGTGCTTAGCAATACAGTGATAGCAGAGGCTCCATCTTCGACAAATAAAGAAAGTGCAGAatgtactaattttaattttcaaccaCTTTCTGAACCTAATGTTGTTGAGAAGGTTTACACAACGAATTGCTCTGATGAGAAGCCCCAGTTATGCTCCTTTGAAAACTCACAAGTAGCGGAAACGAATGTAATTGAAACTGAGAGGAAGGTGGATGTGAATCCAACAGAGTCTGATGTCATCGTCATCCAGACAGCTATTAGGGGGTTATTGGTATGTTTACCTTTGGAAATTTTGCTAATCCAGAACATTGAAAGAAGGAACAGTTTTAACTTCCTTTTCTGTGTATTGGTCTCGTTGCCTTCAGGCTCAGAGGGAACTGCTACAGCGTAAGAAAGTAGTGAAGTTGCAAGCTGCCATTCGTGGGCACTTGGTCCGGAGCCATGCTCTGGGAACCCTGCGTTGTGTTCAATCCATAATCAAAATGCAGGTCCTTGTGCGAACTCGTCGTGCTCAGCAGTCACATCTGGAAAATCATTTAAATCACAAGGATGACAAAAAGGATGCCTCCGAAATTTTGGTATTGTTATTTCAAACTTGAAATTAGTGATTGGCAATTGATTTGTCCTCAGTGTAATAAGTTTGATGATTATTGCCCAGTTGTTACTTGTTTAATTTGCTTCAACTTGGCACATGTTTAGCCCATAGAATTTTCCCTCCGTAATACTTTAAGCATTCAATACGATTACTGGAAATCTGGAACATAGGATCTTTGTTTCATTGTTTAAtagttgaattttttattttttatattgtaatttggAAGAGTATCATATGATCTGTAGTATCATTAATTGATATGCTGGAAACCTTGCTCTAAGTAtgaccatttttttttacctttgttTAGGGAAAAGAAAATCTGATGACCAAATCAAATGTGAATTACACTTCCATTGAGAAGCTCCTTAGCAATAGGTTTGCAAGTCAGGTATGCTGAAGATGGATATGTTTGTTCACCACTTCGCAGTtcctatatttgtttattatctcACTAGATCTCTTcccatcctttttttttctttttacattcaAGCTGTTGGAATCAACACCAAAGAACAAACCTATCCATGTCAAGTGTGATCCTTCTAAAGCCGATTCTGCTTGGAAATGGTTGGAAAGGTGGATGTCCATATCATCAAAAGATATTGCAGATTGCAATGAAAATGAAACTAGTTCTCTAACAGAACAGTCAAAGGAAAGCAAGGATAGCGCCCCTGTGTTTCAATTTGAAACTGGTATTCCATCTGAACCCTTTCCCTCAGCCACTGACTCAATACCCACTGTTGAAGATTCATCTCTGCCATCTGAGGATGAAGAAAAGTCAATTACTTATGACGCTAATAACTTTGAGTTTCAAGCAAGCTGCTCCGCACCATCTATTGTAAAAGATGACTTGGAACAGGTTCCTGCTGAAGAAAAGACTTCATATGATGCCAAAGTTACCTTAGCTGATACCAATTCCTTTCAAAATGACAATTCAGCATCAGATGCAAGTGCCGCACCAGAGCTTTACTCTCTTCACAAGGGACCTGAAATTGCCCCATCATCAGAACATACTTCTCTTCATGGGGAGCCTGAAATTACCCCACCACCAGAGCATACTTCTTTTTATCAGAAGCCCGAAATTGACAGTGAGCAGAACAAACGATCCGTGAAAAGATTTTCTTCAGACAAACTAGAGTCTGAAGGAAAGAAAACTGTGAATGGATCAAAAAAGGTCAGTAATCCTGCATTTATTGCTGCACAGTCAAAATTTGAAGAGCTGAGTTCAATAGCAAATCCAGGCAGGACAAACAATTTGTCCTACCAAGATTCAGTAGTTGAATCACAAGGAGACACCTCTTCTGTTGGCAATGACAGTGCATATAAATCAAAAGAGTTTGCATTTGAAAATCCTGCTCTTTATCTTTCTAGGCTTGCTGGTTCTGATTGTGGCACTGAACTCTCCATTTCTTCAACTCTTGATTCACCTGACATATCAGAGCCTGGTGTAATGGAAAATGAACGAGATGCCAAAGATTTGGTGGAAGGGATTGGTAATCTTGAGAACACAATAAACCGTGATGATGAGGCCAATGTTTCATCTTCCATCCCAGCTTCTAATGTAGCTACTTCTGTTTTGGATCAGTCGGAGGTTGTTGATGACATTAGTGGCAATTTGGGTCACTCTTTGGTGGCTGTGGACTCTGGAGAGCCTGCTATTAGTAATATTGAGAAAGATGCATCTGATCTGCAGAGAGAACCAGAAGAGACTGGTCTGCAAGATTTAAGATCATCTCCAGAAGCATCACCTAGAAGCCATTTGACTGTTCCTGAATCACAAGGAACCCCTTCAAGTCAAGTGTCTGTGCAACCTAAAGAGAGCAAAATCAACAAGAATAGAGCTGGCATTAAACGTCGGAGCCTACCCTTAAGTAACAAATCTCCTGCAACTCCAAATCAAGATTCGGGATCAAGAGGCAGTAGGGAGCAACTACCTAAAGATCAGCAGAATGGAAAGAGACGCACTTCCTTTGGCTCAGTAAAGCCTGATCACATTGATCAAGAACCTAGAGATAATAATACTAACAACAATTCTGTTCCCCATTTCATGCAAGCTACAGAATCTGCTAAGGCCAAGATTAATGCAAATAACTCGCCAAGATCAAGCCCAGATGTGAATGAACGGGACGTTGAAGTTAAGAAGAGGCTTTCCTTGCCTGGTGCCGCTGGTAGACAAGGATCTCCACGTATCCAGCGATCAACATCTAAGGCACAGCAGA
Encoded here:
- the LOC114163089 gene encoding protein IQ-DOMAIN 32, producing the protein MGKSTSCFKLITCGGDAADKDDYHQVAEIKESNDKRGWSFRKKSARHRVLSNTVIAEAPSSTNKESAECTNFNFQPLSEPNVVEKVYTTNCSDEKPQLCSFENSQVAETNVIETERKVDVNPTESDVIVIQTAIRGLLAQRELLQRKKVVKLQAAIRGHLVRSHALGTLRCVQSIIKMQVLVRTRRAQQSHLENHLNHKDDKKDASEILGKENLMTKSNVNYTSIEKLLSNRFASQLLESTPKNKPIHVKCDPSKADSAWKWLERWMSISSKDIADCNENETSSLTEQSKESKDSAPVFQFETGIPSEPFPSATDSIPTVEDSSLPSEDEEKSITYDANNFEFQASCSAPSIVKDDLEQVPAEEKTSYDAKVTLADTNSFQNDNSASDASAAPELYSLHKGPEIAPSSEHTSLHGEPEITPPPEHTSFYQKPEIDSEQNKRSVKRFSSDKLESEGKKTVNGSKKVSNPAFIAAQSKFEELSSIANPGRTNNLSYQDSVVESQGDTSSVGNDSAYKSKEFAFENPALYLSRLAGSDCGTELSISSTLDSPDISEPGVMENERDAKDLVEGIGNLENTINRDDEANVSSSIPASNVATSVLDQSEVVDDISGNLGHSLVAVDSGEPAISNIEKDASDLQREPEETGLQDLRSSPEASPRSHLTVPESQGTPSSQVSVQPKESKINKNRAGIKRRSLPLSNKSPATPNQDSGSRGSREQLPKDQQNGKRRTSFGSVKPDHIDQEPRDNNTNNNSVPHFMQATESAKAKINANNSPRSSPDVNERDVEVKKRLSLPGAAGRQGSPRIQRSTSKAQQTAKGNNVNPPQERKWQR